A genomic segment from Malaclemys terrapin pileata isolate rMalTer1 chromosome 1, rMalTer1.hap1, whole genome shotgun sequence encodes:
- the LOC128830180 gene encoding LOW QUALITY PROTEIN: erythroblast NAD(P)(+)--arginine ADP-ribosyltransferase-like (The sequence of the model RefSeq protein was modified relative to this genomic sequence to represent the inferred CDS: deleted 1 base in 1 codon) → MSAGPQSEEQPLHHRSWGKQRRPNYSLPDSGARRTQTWMVKMECLRPVFVLLLAGIFMKGPQVQCFSLRKRDLFSVRESSLDMALSSFDDQYKDCASMMEAELGELNRTELANNRNYAETWLEAASSWKEMKDRSYMPRDFKPEYAIAILAYTSQGPLHKQPLHQEFNAAVREAGRTRDFYLNNFNFKTLHFLLTRALHVLKASEPTKCHQVYRGVRGIRFKTESRKPVRFGHFTSTSLKNESALNFGQDTFFSIKTCYGVNIKNFSFFPGEDEVLIPPFEKFKVTNFTRAQDRTLIQLLSLDSYSNHNCEYVKEKRCKTRRCIFSSGMSSFSSGVECLYLLSGVLLVASALGTPDFL, encoded by the exons ATGTCCGCAGGGCCCCAGAGCGAAGAGCAGCCGCTACACCACAGGAGCTGGGGGAAACAGAGACGCCCCAATTATTCCCTGCCTGATTCT GGGGCAAGGAGAACCCAG ACGTGGATGGTGAAGATGGAGTGTCTCAGACCAGtctttgtcctgctgctggctgggatctTCATGAAAGGCCCTCAG GTCCAATGTTTCTCCCTCCGCAAGAGAGACCTCTTCTCCGTCAGAGAGTCATCCCTGGACATGGCCCTCAGCTCCTTTGATGACCAGTACAAGGACTGCGCCAGCATGATGGAGGCCGAGCTGGGGGAGCTGAACCGCACCGAGTTGGCCAACAACCGAAACTACGCCGAGACCTGGCTGGAGGCAGCCTCCAGCTGGAAAGAGATGAAGGACAGGAGCTACATGCCGCGGGACTTCAAGCCCGAGTACGCCATCGCCATCTTGGCCTACACCAGCCAAGGCCCTCTGCACAAGCAGCCCCTTCACCAGGAGTTCAACGCAGCCGTGAGAGAGGCAGGCCGCACCCGGGACTTTTACCTCAACAACTTCAACTTCAAGACCCTGCACTTCCTCCTGACCAGAGCTCTTCACGTCCTGAAGGCCTCCGAGCCCACGAAGTGCCACCAGGTGTACCGCGGAGTCCGGGGCATCCGCTTCAAAACCGAGAGTCGCAAGCCCGTCCGGTTTGGCCACTTCACGTCCACGTCCCTGAAGAATGAGAGCGCCCTGAATTTCGGGCAGGACACGTTCTTCTCCATAAAGACCTGCTACGGGGTCAACATCAAGAACTTCTCCTTCTTCCCTGGCGAGGACGAAGTGCTGATCCCCCCCTTCGAGAAATTCAAGGTCACCAACTtcaccagggctcaggacagaacCTTGATCCAGCTCCTGTCCCTGGACAGCTACAGCAACCACAACTGCGAGTATGTGAAAG AGAAAAGATGCAAGACCCGGAGATGCATTTTCAGCTCCG GAATGAGCAGTTTCTCCTCTGGAGTAGAGTGCCTGTACCTCCTCAGTGGAGTTCTTCTGGTGGCAAGCGCTTTGGGAACACCCGACTTCCTTTGA